From a region of the Asterias amurensis chromosome 2, ASM3211899v1 genome:
- the LOC139950025 gene encoding perlucin-like protein — protein sequence MDIVQVLSLVLGVGCGCFLAEQCPPDWYGIGDSDSCYFFMNDKMNWYQANRTCAESLANLVVPNSLPERSFVWEVFSQLLGHQPDYELWIGCNDIEEEGNWYPCPLKGDNGYENWKVGEPSGANCAQMRITSDGEWEDADCTEYKYAVCEQQGKTTGTQHVETTMVPTTTQTDSSLGRLTPQCLLRHAMEELLGDGGVGSCGKACRSHPRCHSFNLPKQNGGKMVCLPSNT from the coding sequence ATGGATATTGTTCAAGTTTTAAGTCTTGTTCTCGGCGTTGGTTGTGGGTGTTTTCTGGCTGAGCAGTGTCCTCCCGACTGGTATGGGATTGGAGACAGCGACTCGTGTTACTTCTTCATGAACGACAAAATGAATTGGTACCAAGCAAATCGCACTTGTGCCGAGTCACTAGCTAACCTTGTTGTCCCAAACTCACTACCCGAACGTTCTTTTGTATGGGAAGTATTCTCGCAGCTGTTGGGTCACCAGCCAGACTACGAGCTCTGGATTGGTTGTAATGACATCGAGGAGGAGGGAAACTGGTATCCCTGCCCGTTGAAAGGTGACAACGGCTATGAGAATTGGAAGGTTGGAGAGCCAAGTGGTGCAAATTGTGCACAAATGCGGATAACTTCTGATGGTGAATGGGAAGATGCTGATTGCACTGAATACAAGTACGCAGTCTGTGAGCAACAGGGGAAGACCACTGGCACACAACATGTGGAGACCACAATGGTGCCCACCACCACACAGACCGACAGCAGTCTTGGCCGCCTCACTCCTCAGTGCCTGCTACGTCACGCCATGGAGGAGTTACTGGGTGATGGTGGCGTCGGATCGTGCGGGAAGGCTTGCCGATCACACCCCCGATGTCACTCCTTCAATCTGCCGAAACAAAATGGAGGGAAGATGGTTTGCCTGCCGAGCAACACTTAA